One genomic region from Streptomyces sp. NBC_01431 encodes:
- a CDS encoding nucleoside deaminase: protein MERELARKWLATAVEEARAGLAEGGIPIGAALYGADGTVLGRGHNRRVQDGDPSLHGETAAFRHAGRQRSYRGTTMVTTLAPCWYCSGLVRQFGISRVVVGEDETFRGGHEWLARHGIEIVVLGDPECTAMMKDFIAANPELWSEDIGE, encoded by the coding sequence ATGGAGAGGGAACTGGCCCGGAAGTGGCTGGCGACCGCGGTGGAGGAGGCACGGGCGGGGCTCGCCGAGGGCGGCATCCCCATCGGCGCGGCGCTCTACGGTGCGGACGGCACCGTGCTGGGGCGTGGTCACAATCGGCGGGTGCAGGACGGCGATCCCTCGCTGCACGGGGAGACGGCGGCGTTTCGCCACGCCGGTCGCCAACGCTCGTACCGGGGAACGACCATGGTGACGACCCTCGCCCCGTGCTGGTATTGCAGCGGGCTGGTTCGGCAGTTCGGCATTTCGCGGGTCGTCGTCGGCGAGGACGAGACCTTCCGGGGCGGACACGAATGGCTCGCCCGGCACGGAATCGAGATCGTGGTTCTCGGTGATCCGGAATGCACCGCCATGATGAAGGACTTCATCGCCGCGAATCCGGAACTGTGGAGCGAGGACATCGGCGAGTGA